In a genomic window of Coriobacteriia bacterium:
- a CDS encoding sensor histidine kinase translates to MDVQKVAGYTMLIVCYIVFSLFAIMGIVFYDDVSPWVALVASIAMFVLTIIGLRSAGSSDHARARQSNQTLDLASKTVTFMRQGLDADSAQAVCELLLPAATADAVAITNRERVLGFSGLDRENHLPNSPIQTMSTYMTLEDGITRVLETSGAVGFSRESGKLKAGIVVALIVNKRIVGALKFYYRYPHSLGENQKAIAEGFAQLLSTQLSLSYLQQQTELAARMELKAMQAQINPHFLFNTLNTIASVTRTDPVKARVMLREFATYYRRMLENSEDFIPLAKEVEQTERYLMFQNARFGDDAITLHVDIEPGLEMLKMPSFMLQPLVENAVGHGRRDDGTPLNITIKAYRTSDSVTISVSDDGVGIEPERLENLLDRESETGMGIALKNVNARLKAFFGAISGLYIDSEYGKGTTVYLNLYDALVDQSIDISDDEVGGNSAPALESSALKASAEAHDLQDII, encoded by the coding sequence ATGGACGTGCAAAAAGTAGCAGGCTACACCATGCTCATCGTGTGCTATATCGTTTTCAGCCTCTTTGCGATCATGGGCATCGTCTTCTACGACGATGTTTCGCCGTGGGTGGCGCTTGTCGCCAGCATCGCCATGTTCGTGCTCACGATTATCGGGCTGCGCTCGGCGGGCTCTTCCGACCACGCCCGCGCTCGGCAGTCCAACCAGACGCTCGACCTCGCGAGCAAGACGGTCACCTTCATGCGTCAGGGTCTCGATGCCGATTCCGCCCAGGCGGTATGTGAGTTGCTGCTACCGGCAGCCACGGCCGATGCCGTCGCCATCACCAACCGCGAGCGTGTCTTGGGCTTTTCGGGCCTCGACCGCGAGAATCACCTGCCCAACTCGCCCATCCAGACGATGAGCACGTACATGACGCTCGAGGATGGCATCACGCGCGTCCTCGAGACCTCGGGGGCCGTGGGCTTCAGCCGCGAATCGGGCAAGCTCAAGGCGGGTATCGTCGTCGCGCTTATCGTCAACAAGCGCATCGTCGGTGCGCTCAAGTTCTACTATCGCTATCCTCATAGCCTGGGCGAGAACCAGAAGGCCATCGCAGAGGGCTTTGCCCAGCTGCTCTCCACGCAGCTCTCGCTTTCCTATCTGCAGCAGCAGACCGAGCTTGCTGCGCGCATGGAACTCAAGGCCATGCAGGCGCAGATCAACCCGCATTTCCTCTTCAACACCCTCAACACCATCGCCTCGGTTACGCGAACCGACCCCGTCAAGGCGCGCGTCATGTTGCGCGAATTCGCGACCTACTATCGCCGCATGCTCGAGAACTCCGAGGACTTCATTCCCCTGGCCAAGGAGGTCGAGCAGACCGAGCGTTACCTTATGTTTCAGAACGCGCGTTTTGGCGACGACGCTATCACGCTGCATGTCGACATCGAGCCTGGTCTCGAAATGCTCAAGATGCCGTCGTTCATGTTGCAACCTCTTGTCGAGAACGCCGTCGGCCATGGTCGGCGCGATGACGGAACGCCTCTCAACATCACCATCAAGGCATACCGCACGTCAGATAGCGTCACGATCTCGGTATCCGATGACGGCGTGGGCATAGAGCCCGAGCGTCTCGAGAACCTTCTCGACCGCGAGTCGGAGACGGGCATGGGCATCGCGCTCAAGAACGTCAACGCGCGCCTCAAGGCTTTCTTTGGCGCGATATCCGGCCTCTACATCGATTCGGAGTACGGGAAGGGCACGACTGTGTACCTCAACCTATACGATGCCCTCGTTGACCAGAGTATCGACATCAGCGACGATGAGGTCGGCGGCAACTCTGCCCCCGCGCTCGAATCGTCTGCTCTCAAAGCTTCAGCCGAGGCCCATGATTTGCAGGATATTATCTAG
- a CDS encoding HAD family phosphatase: protein MRVGTQDVDAIIFDFDGTLADSMWVWDEVDRMFLAKRGIPFTDEFGEMIAVLGFELGADFAIEHFGLDEQPEDIIEEWKSAAEEGYATQVMLKPGAFEYLQRCKEAGIPLAIATSLQRHLLEPALANNGVLDLFDTICVCDELKCGGKSNPVVYLEAARQLGVPAERCAIFEDVVTAAKSAKETGAYVVGVYDEHKQQATDELRKTVDFFITDYAELLGEESQPSHHQGE, encoded by the coding sequence ATGCGGGTCGGGACACAAGACGTCGATGCCATCATCTTCGACTTCGATGGCACGCTTGCAGACTCCATGTGGGTCTGGGATGAGGTCGACCGCATGTTTCTCGCCAAGCGCGGCATCCCCTTTACCGATGAGTTCGGCGAGATGATCGCCGTACTTGGGTTCGAGCTTGGGGCAGACTTCGCCATCGAGCATTTCGGGCTCGACGAGCAGCCCGAGGACATCATCGAGGAGTGGAAGTCCGCGGCCGAGGAAGGCTATGCGACGCAGGTCATGCTCAAGCCCGGTGCATTCGAGTATCTGCAGCGCTGCAAGGAGGCCGGCATACCCCTGGCTATTGCGACCTCCCTGCAACGTCATCTGCTCGAGCCAGCGCTTGCGAACAATGGCGTGCTCGATTTGTTCGACACCATCTGCGTATGCGATGAGCTGAAATGCGGAGGCAAGTCCAATCCGGTCGTTTACCTCGAGGCGGCACGCCAGTTGGGCGTTCCTGCCGAGCGTTGCGCCATCTTCGAGGATGTTGTCACGGCTGCCAAGTCCGCCAAAGAGACGGGTGCCTACGTCGTCGGTGTCTACGATGAGCACAAGCAGCAGGCTACCGACGAGCTCAGGAAGACGGTCGATTTCTTCATCACGGACTATGCGGAGCTTCTTGGCGAGGAATCACAGCCCTCGCATCACCAGGGCGAGTAA
- a CDS encoding phosphoribosylformylglycinamidine cyclo-ligase: MAEQITYKDAGVDIDEGARAVDAIRASVKSTYRPEVIGDIGGFGGLFSAAALKEMDDPILVSGTDGVGTKLALAQMAGKHDTVGIDLVAMCVNDVLACGAEPLFFLDYVAIGKLRSEHIAQVVGGIAEGCRQAGCALIGGEMAEHPGVMDPDDYDLSGFCVGVVDRPKMLNPADVTEGDVILGLASTGIHSNGFSLVRRAVTEVMGIDELTVERDKLDGVSVLDALLAPTRIYVKSILELRRAVPQIHAVAHITGGGITENLNRALNDHVDAQVDEGTWTQPPIIDFVVEKAGLSRTEALKTFNCGIGMCVICPPEVEEAAIKQLKSTGEKVFKIGTIIPGDGKVVYRG; encoded by the coding sequence ATGGCTGAGCAGATTACGTATAAGGATGCCGGCGTCGACATTGACGAGGGCGCCCGCGCCGTCGATGCGATTCGCGCGAGCGTGAAGTCGACGTATCGTCCCGAGGTCATCGGCGATATCGGCGGATTCGGCGGTCTGTTCTCTGCCGCTGCGCTCAAAGAGATGGATGATCCCATTCTCGTGAGCGGCACGGATGGTGTTGGCACCAAGCTCGCCCTAGCGCAGATGGCCGGCAAGCACGATACCGTCGGCATAGACTTGGTCGCCATGTGCGTCAACGACGTTCTGGCTTGTGGCGCGGAGCCGCTGTTTTTCCTCGACTACGTCGCTATCGGCAAGCTGAGGAGCGAGCACATCGCGCAGGTGGTGGGCGGCATCGCAGAGGGCTGCCGTCAGGCGGGCTGTGCGCTCATCGGCGGCGAGATGGCGGAGCATCCCGGCGTCATGGATCCTGACGATTACGATCTCTCGGGCTTCTGCGTAGGCGTGGTCGATCGTCCCAAGATGCTCAACCCCGCTGACGTCACCGAGGGTGACGTCATTCTGGGCCTTGCCTCGACGGGCATTCACTCCAACGGCTTTTCGCTCGTACGTCGCGCCGTCACCGAGGTCATGGGCATCGACGAGCTTACGGTCGAGCGTGACAAGCTCGATGGCGTATCCGTGCTCGACGCTCTGCTCGCTCCGACGCGCATCTACGTCAAGTCCATCCTGGAGCTGCGCCGTGCGGTGCCCCAGATTCACGCCGTTGCGCACATTACCGGCGGCGGCATCACCGAAAACCTCAACCGTGCTCTCAACGACCATGTGGACGCGCAGGTTGACGAGGGCACGTGGACGCAGCCGCCCATCATCGACTTCGTGGTCGAGAAGGCGGGTCTGTCTCGCACCGAGGCGCTCAAGACCTTCAACTGCGGTATCGGCATGTGCGTGATTTGTCCGCCCGAGGTGGAGGAGGCCGCAATTAAGCAGCTTAAGTCCACCGGCGAGAAGGTCTTCAAGATCGGGACGATAATCCCCGGCGATGGGAAGGTCGTGTATCGTGGCTAA
- the rpsR gene encoding 30S ribosomal protein S18 — MADYARAPRRKYCPFCKDKVEFIDYKDAQTLRRYITDRGKIKSRRVTGVCTQHQHELATAIKRAREMALLPYTVKIVSGSGGRRNR, encoded by the coding sequence ATGGCTGATTACGCTCGCGCACCGCGTCGCAAGTATTGCCCCTTCTGCAAGGACAAGGTCGAGTTCATCGACTACAAGGACGCTCAGACGCTGCGCCGCTACATCACCGATCGTGGCAAGATCAAGTCCCGCCGCGTGACGGGTGTGTGCACCCAGCATCAGCATGAGCTCGCGACCGCTATCAAGCGTGCTCGTGAGATGGCTCTGCTGCCCTACACCGTGAAGATCGTTTCCGGTAGCGGTGGCCGCAGGAATCGCTAG
- a CDS encoding single-stranded DNA-binding protein: MSINRVMISGNLTRDAELRTTPSGTSILSFGVAVNDRRRNANGEWEDYANFIDCTMFGRRAEALAQYLTKGVKVAIEGRLHYSSWEDRNSGQRRSKVDVTVDELEFMSSRNGGGQGGYDAGGNYGGGNNYGGQNAGGNYGNQSYQQPQGNVVPEPPTPSAYDDSDIPF; the protein is encoded by the coding sequence ATGAGCATCAACAGGGTAATGATTTCTGGCAATCTCACGCGTGATGCCGAGCTGAGGACCACTCCTTCGGGGACGTCCATCCTGAGCTTCGGCGTTGCGGTCAACGATCGTCGTCGCAACGCGAACGGTGAGTGGGAAGACTACGCGAATTTCATCGATTGTACGATGTTCGGTCGTCGTGCCGAGGCGCTTGCACAGTACCTCACCAAGGGCGTCAAGGTGGCCATTGAAGGTAGGCTGCACTACAGCTCCTGGGAGGATCGCAATTCTGGCCAGCGAAGGAGCAAGGTCGACGTGACCGTCGACGAGCTCGAGTTCATGTCATCGCGCAACGGTGGCGGCCAGGGTGGCTATGATGCAGGCGGCAATTACGGCGGCGGCAACAACTACGGTGGCCAGAATGCCGGCGGCAACTATGGCAACCAGTCCTATCAGCAACCGCAGGGGAACGTCGTCCCGGAGCCTCCGACTCCGAGTGCCTATGACGACAGCGACATTCCCTTCTAG
- a CDS encoding DNA-binding response regulator produces MLKAIIVDDEASARSDLRFLLDETGEVEVAAEATNVREAIEQLKEVGADIIFLDVNMPGVDGLQLAEALNELKYPPYIIFVTAYSEFAVKAFEVNATDYLVKPVETDRLIQAISKVKQLITAQGRSTTNERIPVEKGGKKLLIPASKIHFIMAKDDYSYLHTENDRYLSTVSLAQLEAKLEPLGFFRVHRRYLVNLACVNEVDPVSGGTLLLTLSGEDEQIPVSRRRVSSLKKALGL; encoded by the coding sequence ATGCTCAAAGCCATAATTGTTGATGACGAAGCATCCGCGCGCTCTGATCTGCGCTTTCTTCTTGATGAAACCGGCGAAGTCGAAGTTGCCGCCGAGGCGACCAACGTGCGCGAGGCCATCGAGCAGCTTAAGGAGGTCGGCGCCGACATCATATTCCTCGACGTGAACATGCCAGGCGTTGACGGCCTGCAGCTTGCAGAAGCCTTAAACGAGCTCAAGTATCCGCCCTACATCATTTTCGTGACCGCGTACAGCGAGTTTGCCGTCAAGGCGTTCGAGGTAAACGCGACCGATTACCTGGTAAAGCCGGTTGAGACCGATCGCCTCATACAGGCAATCAGCAAGGTCAAGCAGCTCATCACCGCGCAGGGCCGCTCTACCACCAACGAGCGCATCCCCGTCGAGAAGGGCGGCAAGAAGCTGCTCATTCCCGCCAGCAAGATTCACTTCATCATGGCGAAGGACGACTACTCCTACCTGCACACCGAGAACGACCGCTATCTCTCGACGGTCTCGCTTGCCCAGCTCGAGGCCAAGCTCGAGCCGCTCGGTTTCTTCCGCGTACACCGTCGTTACCTTGTGAACCTCGCATGCGTGAACGAGGTCGATCCTGTCAGCGGTGGCACCTTGTTGCTCACGCTCAGCGGCGAGGACGAGCAGATTCCCGTATCGCGCCGACGCGTCTCCTCTCTCAAGAAGGCGCTCGGTCTGTAA
- a CDS encoding 50S ribosomal protein L9 — translation MKVILLKELKGRGGEGDVVDVAQGYAVNYLLPQGIAIEATKGELKQLEQRRHNIEKRELARTTDANVLKNALDGKTVKVYARVGEEGQLFGSITTAMLAEAILEQLGVTVDRKKIDLGKAIKTAGKHEFTVSVYRDIKATLEVNVVSDDDSIEIVETIEERLEDEPELPAGDEEVVEETEAVAEVAEDAE, via the coding sequence ATGAAAGTTATTCTGCTGAAGGAACTCAAGGGCCGTGGTGGCGAGGGCGACGTCGTGGATGTCGCTCAGGGTTACGCGGTGAACTACCTGCTTCCGCAGGGCATCGCAATTGAGGCCACCAAGGGCGAGCTCAAGCAGCTCGAGCAGCGTCGCCACAACATCGAGAAGCGCGAGCTTGCTCGTACCACCGACGCAAACGTGCTCAAGAACGCCCTCGACGGCAAGACCGTCAAGGTTTACGCCCGCGTCGGTGAGGAGGGCCAGCTCTTCGGCTCCATCACGACCGCCATGCTTGCCGAGGCCATTCTCGAGCAGCTCGGCGTTACGGTCGATCGCAAGAAGATCGATCTGGGCAAGGCCATCAAGACGGCTGGCAAGCACGAGTTCACCGTTTCGGTGTACCGCGACATCAAGGCTACGCTCGAGGTCAACGTCGTGAGCGATGACGACTCGATCGAGATCGTCGAGACGATTGAGGAGCGCCTGGAAGACGAGCCCGAGCTTCCCGCTGGCGACGAAGAGGTCGTCGAGGAGACCGAGGCTGTTGCCGAGGTTGCCGAAGACGCCGAGTAA
- the purN gene encoding phosphoribosylglycinamide formyltransferase, which translates to MGRSCIVAKEPMKLAVFISGTGTNMVAIHNAIKAGELDATIELIVSSNDHAKGIQYAQNEGLDLLVFTPADYDDPEAVDARIVEALNERDIDYVAMAGYMRKVTPVLLDAYPNRVVNLHPALLPAHRGAHAIQDAFEAGDEVTGITIHFANEEYDKGPIIFQQEVPVLPDDTLDDLETRIHAAEHEYYPQVLQRIAQGEVQV; encoded by the coding sequence ATGGGAAGGTCGTGTATCGTGGCTAAGGAACCCATGAAGCTCGCCGTATTCATCTCGGGTACGGGCACGAACATGGTCGCCATCCACAACGCCATCAAGGCCGGCGAGCTGGACGCCACCATCGAGCTCATCGTCTCTTCGAACGATCACGCCAAGGGTATTCAGTACGCTCAAAACGAGGGGCTTGACCTGCTGGTTTTCACGCCTGCCGACTATGATGACCCCGAGGCGGTCGATGCGAGGATCGTCGAGGCCCTTAATGAGCGCGACATTGATTACGTCGCGATGGCCGGCTACATGCGCAAGGTCACGCCCGTGCTGCTCGATGCGTACCCCAATCGCGTCGTCAACCTCCATCCGGCATTGCTGCCGGCGCATCGAGGCGCCCACGCTATTCAGGATGCCTTCGAAGCGGGTGATGAGGTGACGGGAATCACCATTCATTTTGCGAACGAGGAGTACGACAAGGGCCCAATTATCTTCCAACAGGAGGTCCCCGTGCTGCCTGACGACACGCTCGATGACCTCGAGACGCGCATTCATGCGGCCGAGCATGAATACTATCCCCAGGTCTTGCAGCGGATAGCCCAGGGCGAAGTCCAGGTCTGA
- the rpsF gene encoding 30S ribosomal protein S6 — MKAYELLFFVDPSIDEETRLATSKRIDTAITEQGGKVSNVEDWGKRKLAYEINGLAEGDYTLIDFEADPTAIAELDRVLHIMDAVQRYMITRRNGEAASVESA, encoded by the coding sequence ATGAAGGCTTACGAACTGCTGTTTTTTGTCGACCCGTCTATCGACGAGGAGACGCGCCTTGCAACGAGCAAGCGTATCGATACCGCGATTACCGAGCAAGGCGGCAAGGTGAGCAACGTTGAGGATTGGGGTAAGCGCAAGCTTGCGTACGAGATCAACGGTCTTGCCGAAGGCGATTACACTCTCATCGATTTCGAGGCTGATCCCACTGCAATTGCAGAGCTCGACCGCGTGCTCCACATCATGGACGCTGTCCAGCGTTACATGATCACGCGTCGCAACGGTGAGGCAGCTTCGGTTGAGAGCGCGTAA